The genomic DNA TTGTCCATGTTCTTCATGGCGCGGTCCAGGCCGTGCAGGATCTTCACTCCGTGAGCCGCAATGTTTGGATTCATCTTGATGGCCTCGGCATTGTAGAGGTTACCAAATCCACCAAAGTACCTTTGGGTCCAGGGATACACGATCAAGCACCTGTGAGGAGGGAGAGGCAGGTTAACACACAACACAGAGATATGAGGAAGTTCTCATGTTGTACCTGGTGAGAGATTTGGCGCCGACGTCTTCATAGTCCAGATTGGAGAAGATGCTGGAAATAATGCTGCGCTCCTGGTCGCTCCACTTAACCATGTTGACGCTGGTTTAGATTTGTTCAGcctaaaaaaaagtctgaataagTCACCAGCTCGAACACTTGGTTTATATGTGGGCCTCTGAGACCCCCACCCAAAAGGAAAGAGTCTCGTCATTGGCTGAAGATGAAGGGTTGCAGATAAAGCGCAAGAACATCTCGAAGTTTCTGGAAGGCTCTGCTCATTTTCCTccaaatatgaacaaaaaatgCTTCCAAATGTTACCATGCATGtttatcataaaataaagtaactTTAACTATTTTGTaggaggaatttttttttttttttacaaatatagGAAGATATGTTGCTCATTTCTTCAACTTAGTTCTTTTTAGAATCTCTCACTCATGTGCAGTCCAtgttaaatgtgtaaatattttcTTCTAGCTCGAAGAACATCATGTGACATATTAAACTAATAAAGTCATTGAATACAAATTATACAGAATATACATGTGTTGAAAGTCAACAATAGGTGAAATCAGTGCTTTAACAATTAAGACAATCTATTTGAGGTGTTATTTTGGACAATGGTGACCCAATTTTACTTTGTCTTTTAAAGCCTGTTTGTTTCTTTGGTGTGTGTTGTTATCTACAAAGCGCCAGGGCGTTATCTGCCGCCCTGCACGGGTTTCTAATTTTGAGTTCATGTATTCTAATGAATAGGATGCTATCGGAGGAAAAGCTCATAGACTGAAATATATACGCAATCATATTTGACATATTGTTATCAATTGTGCATTAATCTGCTGAAAGCACTCTTTATTAATACTCGAACAATATCGCTGAAATTTGTAACACCGTTGCTAACGCAGGATGATTTTTACCTGATATATTATACCCAATAAAAAGTAGTTATcatcaaaatatgacaatatatGACATATTACAATTGTGCTTTATTTTCAACTATGCCATgtctaacaaaataaaaaaaaatacaattggtGGACTCtaaaaatattaaccaaaattactgcaaaattAGGAAAGTAAGaacaaataactgtaaaaaaataaataaaataaataaaaaataaaataaactgaaaacttGGTCTTTGGTCCACCCAGGGAACAAAAATTGCATAAAACTGATCACCTGACTAAAACGTGTTAATCACCACATGAATTTCCTTGGAAATCAtcattttgtaatatttacttGAGACAATTTTAGTTACTTTATGCAGTCAATACATAAAGGGTAGTAATAACAGGTCATGAACACTATCAGTgggtgaaaaacacccaaacatGTGCTTGTAGGATAAAAGTGGGCTTTGGACTAAGACAACATCCACACCTTCTAAACACCAAAGAAGATGCTGAATCTACCCCGGAACCCACGACACTCTGACAAACACaacttcataaaaataaaaagtgttctATGGTTAAAAACATGCAATCTAAAtgtcttattttgaagaaaTTGATACATTATTATGATGAAATGAGCAAAATATAACCATATTTAATGTATGAATTGTAATAATGgaaataatgtataataataaagaaataattttattttttttaagaaatgtttTGTTGTGTGCACCCTTTCTGGCTGTTTACAAGTtaaactttgtgttttattcaaaGTCAAGTGATAGTGTTGCACACAAACATGCTTGATGTGCTGCCACTTTAGATAACAACAATGTGGTTTTGTAGATAGCACAGTAGTATTGGCACTGTAAAGCCTATTGATCaatgtacacattattattattacaatacattcattatgtgaaaaaaaatgttagctAGCATTTAGGAactgttttaataaatgttaaatctacttTAGGGTTCAGCTTGAACGATTGGTAATTGTGTTTTACCATCAAATCTgtgaattaatttcattttatttcagcaaaATATTATGTATAAAACATGTCACCAGAACAATAAGAAAGGATATATGAGATGAATGAAACACTTGATAAACAAGAATtaaattcttattttatttctttgaaaTACACAATGATGAAGACAATtactttttacaaataaaaacatagaaaatggaGTTTGTGTTGCTGTTTGAATAATTCATCCATGTTCTTTTACATAAACAGAATGACATTTTAGACCGAGTCCCTTACTAAGCCTATAAGAATGTGAATATAGTGAGAATAATTCACTGTTTGAATCACTCATTCGTGTTTGACATTTgccaaaacaaccaaaaaaagacgacatttaacatttcaaacAACTTTTTAGCATTTTTCGTAAACTTCTATAGTTTCGTTCTCATAATaagtgagatttttttttttttttgattta from Gouania willdenowi chromosome 19, fGouWil2.1, whole genome shotgun sequence includes the following:
- the hbbe2 gene encoding hemoglobin beta embryonic-2, which codes for MVKWSDQERSIISSIFSNLDYEDVGAKSLTRCLIVYPWTQRYFGGFGNLYNAEAIKMNPNIAAHGVKILHGLDRAMKNMDNIKDTYAELSVLHSEKLHVDPDNFKLLSDCLTIVIAAKMGADFTAEVQATFQKFLAVVVSALGKQYQ